A genomic segment from Halomonas sp. TA22 encodes:
- a CDS encoding AraC family transcriptional regulator, producing the protein MASLIAPLVKREGYSETRLPGVQIIASHCSQPRTPLIYDPSLVIIVQGNKIGYLEERVIHYGPGNYLIQALPLPFECETFAAERQPLLGISVSLDRLMLDELVRPLLARDERYPVMAPSPMAAVPMNESMGDNVLRLLECLHDPLLCEALGSGRVREVLFEALRGPQGDSLCQLLHTSGKYAQIADALAYLHQHYAQPISVERLASQVNMSASHFHHHFKRTTQQAPMQYLKRLRLLRARLLLNRQTLNVSGVATAVGYQSASQFSRDYKRYFGLAPTAERTG; encoded by the coding sequence ATGGCGTCACTCATAGCACCGCTGGTGAAACGGGAGGGTTACTCTGAAACGCGTCTACCGGGCGTGCAGATCATTGCATCGCACTGTAGCCAGCCGCGCACGCCGCTGATCTACGATCCGAGCCTGGTGATCATCGTCCAGGGCAACAAGATCGGTTACCTGGAGGAGCGCGTCATCCATTATGGTCCCGGCAACTATCTCATCCAGGCGCTGCCGCTGCCCTTCGAGTGCGAAACCTTCGCCGCCGAACGACAGCCGTTGCTGGGTATCTCAGTGAGTCTGGATCGGCTCATGCTGGATGAGCTGGTCCGACCGTTGCTGGCAAGGGATGAGCGTTACCCGGTGATGGCCCCCTCGCCGATGGCGGCGGTGCCCATGAACGAATCCATGGGCGATAACGTGCTGAGGCTACTCGAGTGCCTGCACGATCCGCTGCTGTGCGAGGCGTTAGGCAGCGGTCGTGTGCGAGAGGTGCTGTTCGAGGCGCTGCGCGGCCCCCAGGGCGACTCACTGTGCCAACTGCTTCACACTTCGGGAAAGTATGCGCAGATCGCCGATGCGCTCGCCTACCTGCACCAGCATTATGCCCAGCCAATCTCGGTGGAACGGCTCGCCAGCCAGGTCAACATGAGCGCTTCGCACTTTCATCACCATTTCAAGCGCACCACGCAACAGGCCCCGATGCAGTACCTGAAACGGCTGCGCCTGCTCAGAGCGCGTCTGCTGCTCAACCGGCAGACGCTCAATGTCTCGGGCGTCGCGACTGCCGTGGGGTATCAGAGCGCCTCCCAGTTCAGCCGCGACTACAAGCGCTATTTCGGCCTCGCACCCACTGCCGAGCGCACCGGCTAA
- a CDS encoding ferritin-like domain-containing protein, which yields MNESSRKHLSDWLRDAHAMEVQADKMLRDQASRLEHYPELQSRIEKHIQETQGQLEKLESVIDKADMDTSAFKDIGAKFAAMGQSMGGMFVSDEVVKGGIASLSFEHFEIANYKALISAAEYCGELEVKRVCEEILKEEENMAQWLEENLPAVTQAFLARSSEDDVPAKR from the coding sequence ATGAATGAGTCCAGCCGCAAGCATCTCAGTGACTGGTTGCGCGATGCGCACGCCATGGAAGTCCAAGCCGACAAGATGCTCAGGGACCAGGCGAGCCGTCTAGAGCACTACCCTGAGTTACAGTCTCGTATCGAGAAGCACATTCAGGAGACCCAAGGCCAGCTCGAGAAGCTTGAGAGCGTGATCGACAAGGCCGACATGGACACCTCCGCCTTCAAGGACATAGGCGCCAAATTCGCCGCCATGGGCCAATCGATGGGCGGTATGTTCGTCTCCGATGAAGTGGTCAAGGGTGGCATTGCCAGCCTCTCCTTCGAGCACTTCGAGATCGCTAACTACAAGGCCTTGATCAGTGCAGCGGAGTACTGTGGTGAGCTTGAAGTGAAACGCGTCTGCGAAGAGATCCTCAAGGAGGAGGAGAACATGGCGCAGTGGCTTGAAGAGAACCTTCCTGCCGTGACTCAGGCTTTCCTGGCACGCTCCAGCGAGGACGACGTTCCCGCCAAGCGTTGA
- the thpD gene encoding ectoine hydroxylase, whose product MQDKQDLFPTRLERKLDMFKRIDPVVHSEGAQRSAGPLSTAEIDEFERKGFLSFESFFDREEMEAFIQELRDYEEDEDLKLSEGTVLEPGRQEIRSIFGIHEISERFSRLTRDPRLLAMVQQLLGGDIYIHQSRINYKPGFKGKGFDWHSDFETWHSEDGMPRMRSLSCSIILTDNGEFNGPLMLIPGSHNYFIPCVGRTPQDNYKESLKSQEVGVPDEASLRKLMLEGDIEAPKGPAGSLVMFECNTMHGSNINMSCWPRSNLFFVYNSVENTLHDPYCGNKPRPDFLANRKDWSPLRAVDE is encoded by the coding sequence ATGCAGGACAAACAGGACCTGTTTCCAACACGCCTGGAGCGCAAGTTGGACATGTTCAAGCGTATCGACCCTGTGGTGCATAGTGAGGGAGCGCAGCGGAGCGCTGGGCCGTTGAGCACTGCAGAGATCGATGAGTTCGAGCGCAAGGGCTTTCTCTCGTTCGAGAGTTTCTTCGACAGAGAAGAGATGGAAGCCTTTATTCAGGAGCTTCGCGATTACGAGGAGGATGAGGATCTCAAGCTTTCCGAAGGCACGGTGCTGGAGCCGGGTCGCCAGGAGATCCGCTCGATCTTCGGCATTCATGAGATATCCGAGCGCTTCAGCCGCCTGACCCGTGACCCGCGCCTGCTGGCGATGGTGCAGCAGCTGCTGGGTGGCGATATCTATATCCATCAATCGCGCATCAACTATAAACCCGGCTTCAAGGGCAAGGGCTTCGACTGGCATTCGGATTTCGAGACCTGGCACAGTGAGGATGGCATGCCGCGCATGCGCTCGCTGAGCTGCTCGATCATCTTGACCGACAACGGCGAGTTCAATGGCCCGCTGATGTTGATTCCCGGCTCGCACAACTACTTCATCCCTTGTGTAGGGCGCACTCCTCAGGATAACTACAAGGAGTCGCTCAAGAGCCAGGAGGTGGGAGTGCCCGACGAGGCCAGCCTGCGCAAGCTGATGCTCGAAGGCGACATCGAGGCGCCCAAGGGACCGGCAGGTTCGCTGGTGATGTTCGAGTGCAACACCATGCATGGCTCCAACATCAACATGTCCTGCTGGCCGCGAAGCAACCTGTTCTTCGTCTACAACAGTGTCGAAAACACGCTTCATGATCCCTATTGCGGCAACAAGCCACGTCCCGATTTTCTGGCCAATCGCAAGGACTGGAGCCCGCTCAGAGCAGTTGATGAATGA
- a CDS encoding NAD(P)-dependent alcohol dehydrogenase: protein MKVVTLRSPGGLDHLELSERDAPANPGPGEILVRVQASSLNFHDYGVVSGAMPTEDGRIPMSDGAGVVEAVGEGVEEFTVGDAVVSCFFPTWQTGPAMVGDFSTVPGDGVDGYAREYVVRPASWFTHSPKGYSHAEAATLTTAGLTAWRALVVDGGLKAGDTVLVLGTGGVSIFALQIARMMGARVIATSSSDEKIERLKALGADHTINYKAEPEWGKRVKALTDGHGVDHVIEVGGPGTLPQSIDAVRIGGHISLIGVLTGRGGEVPTVKLMAKQARLQGLIVGSRRQQQELVRALETSDLHPVIDRRFSLEEIADAFRHQEAGRHFGKICLEF from the coding sequence ATGAAGGTAGTCACACTGCGTAGCCCGGGCGGGCTTGATCATCTCGAGCTGAGCGAGCGTGACGCGCCGGCCAATCCGGGGCCGGGCGAGATCCTGGTGCGAGTTCAGGCAAGCTCGCTCAACTTCCATGACTACGGGGTGGTGTCCGGGGCGATGCCCACCGAGGACGGGCGGATCCCGATGTCGGACGGGGCCGGCGTGGTCGAGGCGGTGGGCGAGGGTGTCGAGGAGTTCACGGTGGGCGATGCCGTGGTCTCCTGTTTCTTCCCTACCTGGCAGACAGGCCCAGCCATGGTCGGCGACTTCTCTACCGTGCCCGGCGATGGCGTGGATGGCTATGCACGCGAGTACGTGGTACGCCCGGCGAGCTGGTTCACCCACTCGCCCAAGGGGTACAGCCATGCCGAGGCGGCAACCTTGACCACGGCGGGGCTGACCGCCTGGCGGGCCCTGGTGGTCGATGGTGGTCTCAAGGCCGGCGATACGGTGCTGGTGCTTGGCACCGGTGGGGTGTCGATCTTCGCGCTGCAGATCGCCAGGATGATGGGGGCGAGGGTCATCGCCACCTCGTCGTCGGATGAGAAGATCGAGCGACTCAAGGCGCTGGGGGCGGACCACACCATCAACTACAAGGCGGAGCCCGAGTGGGGCAAGCGCGTCAAGGCTCTGACCGATGGGCATGGCGTCGATCACGTGATCGAGGTGGGAGGGCCTGGCACCTTGCCGCAATCGATCGACGCGGTGCGAATCGGCGGACATATCTCGCTGATCGGCGTGCTCACCGGGCGTGGCGGCGAAGTGCCAACCGTCAAGTTGATGGCCAAGCAGGCCAGGTTGCAGGGGCTGATCGTCGGCAGCCGTCGGCAGCAGCAGGAGTTAGTGCGGGCACTGGAGACAAGCGACCTGCACCCGGTCATCGACCGCCGATTCTCGCTGGAGGAGATTGCCGATGCCTTCCGCCATCAGGAGGCGGGGCGTCACTTCGGCAAGATCTGTCTTGAGTTCTAG
- a CDS encoding bifunctional nuclease domain-containing protein, translated as MLPSLATRASAWLIGLLLLGVLEGAIGRELAVDVEEMVEVEVATIGMERHTGLPVVLLREPGANEVITIFVGAAEAEAILRSLHGVRPRRPLTHDLLSSVLEGTEMRLERVYVDALEANTFLGMLELRIAGRDAPVRIDSRPSDAIALALQAGASVHVAPQVMAAAQHIEFEGLDDQVLTALGITVAPVTEDLRDALQLPDREGVLITDVSGPAEQAGMQPGALLLEVNERTPLTPMQFLESVRATPRGEKARLRYWQQGGEQQLELPTDVPAPRQRRPVQEPPASRDEMV; from the coding sequence ATGTTGCCATCACTCGCTACGCGCGCCTCTGCCTGGCTCATCGGCCTGCTGCTCCTCGGCGTTCTTGAGGGGGCAATCGGGCGTGAGCTTGCCGTCGATGTCGAGGAGATGGTGGAGGTCGAGGTGGCGACCATCGGCATGGAGCGCCATACCGGACTTCCGGTAGTACTGCTGCGCGAGCCCGGCGCCAACGAGGTGATCACCATCTTCGTCGGTGCCGCCGAGGCCGAAGCGATCCTGCGCAGCCTGCATGGCGTTCGCCCGCGTCGCCCCTTGACCCACGACCTGCTCAGCAGTGTCCTCGAAGGCACTGAGATGCGCCTGGAGCGCGTCTATGTCGATGCGCTCGAGGCCAATACCTTTCTGGGCATGCTGGAGCTGCGCATTGCCGGGCGTGACGCGCCGGTACGCATCGACAGTCGCCCCAGCGATGCCATCGCACTGGCCCTGCAGGCGGGCGCCAGCGTGCATGTGGCGCCACAGGTCATGGCTGCCGCCCAACATATCGAGTTCGAAGGGCTAGACGATCAGGTGCTGACCGCGCTGGGCATCACCGTGGCTCCTGTCACCGAGGATCTGCGCGATGCACTGCAACTGCCCGACCGCGAGGGCGTACTGATCACCGATGTCAGCGGGCCTGCCGAGCAGGCCGGGATGCAGCCCGGCGCCCTATTGCTGGAGGTGAACGAGCGCACCCCTCTTACGCCGATGCAGTTCCTCGAGTCCGTTCGCGCCACGCCGAGAGGCGAGAAGGCGCGACTACGCTACTGGCAGCAAGGCGGTGAGCAGCAGCTCGAGCTGCCCACCGATGTGCCCGCGCCTCGCCAGCGTCGCCCCGTTCAAGAACCGCCCGCCAGCCGGGATGAGATGGTATAG
- a CDS encoding GFA family protein, with product MRLEGSCHCGSVSFRLESAHPYPFMRCYCSVCRKTAGGGGYAINLSGNAETLEVEGRPNIGIYRAIIDGQQSSGERHFCKHCASALWLFDPSWPDLVHPFASAIDSELPTPPERTHLMLGSKADWVEVEAKAQDKCCEEYPDESLAEWHQRLGLEM from the coding sequence ATGCGACTCGAAGGCTCATGCCACTGTGGTTCGGTCAGCTTCCGGCTGGAATCGGCGCACCCCTATCCCTTCATGCGTTGCTACTGCTCGGTGTGCCGCAAGACGGCGGGAGGTGGCGGTTATGCCATCAACCTGAGCGGCAACGCCGAGACGCTGGAGGTGGAGGGGCGCCCCAACATCGGGATATACCGGGCGATCATCGATGGCCAGCAGAGCTCGGGGGAGCGGCACTTTTGCAAGCACTGTGCCAGTGCGCTGTGGCTCTTCGACCCGAGCTGGCCCGATCTTGTCCACCCCTTCGCCTCGGCCATCGACAGTGAGCTGCCGACTCCGCCGGAGCGCACGCATCTCATGCTCGGTAGCAAGGCGGACTGGGTCGAGGTGGAGGCGAAGGCGCAGGACAAGTGTTGCGAGGAGTATCCCGACGAGAGTCTCGCCGAATGGCACCAGCGTCTGGGATTGGAAATGTGA
- a CDS encoding manganese catalase family protein, translating into MFHHSSNLQYPVKVDKPDPQFAMLLQQAIGGVEGEIRVAMQYFFQAMGARGDDRIRDMLMSTATEELAHIEMLAHAVALNLEGAPLSYQEESAKDPVVHAILGGMNPRHLLSSGLSAMPVNSNGVPFDMSHIYATGNVGADMLANVAAESSGRVLASRLYNWTDDKGMKDFLSFLIARDTYHQQQWLAVIEELGGIQAALPIPNSTPEEHEATQHSYYYLNTLMDKQAPEGRWAQGPSLDGRGEFSVKQQPEPEGEPASLGKARPGSGAQSEQI; encoded by the coding sequence ATGTTCCATCATTCGTCCAATCTTCAGTACCCGGTTAAAGTCGACAAGCCCGATCCGCAATTCGCCATGCTGCTTCAGCAAGCCATTGGTGGCGTGGAGGGAGAAATTCGCGTCGCGATGCAGTATTTCTTCCAGGCCATGGGCGCGCGTGGCGATGACCGGATCCGCGACATGTTGATGTCGACGGCTACGGAAGAGCTTGCGCATATCGAAATGCTTGCCCATGCCGTGGCCCTCAATCTCGAGGGGGCCCCGCTTTCCTACCAGGAGGAGTCGGCCAAAGACCCTGTGGTCCACGCCATCCTGGGTGGCATGAACCCTCGCCATCTGTTGAGTTCGGGCCTCTCCGCCATGCCTGTCAACTCCAATGGCGTACCCTTCGACATGAGCCATATCTATGCCACCGGCAATGTGGGGGCGGACATGCTGGCCAACGTCGCCGCTGAATCGAGCGGTCGTGTGCTGGCCTCGCGTCTCTACAATTGGACCGATGACAAGGGGATGAAGGACTTCCTGTCGTTCCTGATCGCTCGCGACACCTATCACCAGCAGCAGTGGCTGGCAGTGATCGAGGAGCTGGGCGGTATCCAGGCAGCCTTGCCGATTCCCAACTCCACACCGGAAGAGCATGAGGCAACACAGCACTCTTACTACTATCTTAATACACTCATGGACAAGCAAGCACCGGAAGGACGCTGGGCCCAGGGTCCGTCACTGGATGGACGTGGCGAGTTCAGCGTCAAGCAGCAACCCGAACCGGAAGGCGAGCCCGCGTCGCTTGGCAAGGCGCGACCGGGTTCAGGTGCACAGAGCGAGCAGATTTGA
- a CDS encoding NAD(P)-dependent alcohol dehydrogenase translates to MPEAKGYAAHSATTPLAPFRFERRTPRPDDVAIEILYCGVCHSDLHFAQDDWGMSSYPVVPGHEIVGRVTSVGDEVSQYKVGDIVGVGCMVDSCRHCSACNDGLEQYCLEGFTMTYGSPDRHDGSLTQGGYSDAIVVSERFVVRMPEGIDLKSAAPLLCAGITTYSPLKHFGVTKGHKIGVIGMGGLGHMGVKLAKAFGAEVTLFTRSESKVAEAKQQGADHVVVSTDESQMAAVEATFDFMLDTIPVQHDLNPYLAALKHDGIHILVGLLEPIDPAISGAALIFKRRVLAGSLIGGMPETQEVLDFCAEHGITCDVEMIGIDEINEAYQRMIKGDVRYRFVIDMASLKENAA, encoded by the coding sequence ATGCCTGAAGCAAAAGGATATGCTGCCCACTCCGCCACCACACCGCTGGCACCGTTTCGGTTTGAGCGCCGCACGCCGCGTCCGGACGATGTCGCCATTGAGATCCTCTATTGCGGGGTCTGCCATAGCGATCTGCATTTCGCCCAGGATGACTGGGGCATGAGCTCCTACCCGGTGGTGCCTGGCCACGAGATCGTGGGACGTGTCACCTCGGTAGGCGATGAGGTTAGCCAGTATAAGGTGGGTGATATCGTCGGCGTCGGTTGCATGGTCGACTCCTGTCGCCACTGTTCGGCGTGCAACGATGGTCTCGAGCAGTACTGTCTGGAGGGCTTCACCATGACCTATGGCAGCCCCGATCGGCATGATGGCAGCTTGACCCAGGGGGGCTACTCCGATGCGATCGTGGTCAGCGAACGCTTCGTGGTGCGCATGCCCGAGGGGATCGACCTCAAGTCAGCCGCACCGCTGCTGTGCGCGGGTATCACCACCTACTCGCCACTCAAGCACTTCGGCGTCACCAAGGGCCATAAGATCGGGGTGATCGGTATGGGTGGGCTTGGTCACATGGGCGTCAAGTTGGCCAAGGCGTTCGGTGCCGAGGTCACGCTGTTTACCCGCTCCGAGAGCAAGGTCGCCGAGGCCAAGCAGCAGGGCGCCGACCACGTGGTAGTCTCCACTGATGAGTCGCAGATGGCGGCGGTGGAGGCGACGTTCGACTTCATGCTCGACACCATACCGGTGCAGCACGACCTCAACCCATACCTGGCGGCACTCAAGCATGATGGCATACATATCCTGGTAGGCCTGCTCGAGCCGATCGATCCCGCTATCAGTGGTGCTGCGCTGATCTTCAAGCGCCGCGTACTGGCCGGCTCGTTGATCGGTGGCATGCCGGAAACCCAGGAGGTGCTCGATTTCTGCGCCGAGCATGGCATCACCTGTGATGTGGAGATGATCGGTATCGACGAGATTAACGAGGCCTATCAGCGCATGATCAAGGGCGATGTGCGTTACCGCTTCGTGATCGACATGGCCTCGCTAAAGGAGAACGCTGCCTAA